In Numenius arquata chromosome 1, bNumArq3.hap1.1, whole genome shotgun sequence, the DNA window GAGTTTCCTCTTttttgtggtttaaccccagccagtaactagaaccacacagccactcacttgCTTCACcaagttgggatgggggagagaatcagaaaaatgaggaaaaaaactcgtgggctgagataaaaacagaggtagagcaaaagccgcgcacacaagcaaagcaaaacaagaaattcattcactgcttctcactggcaggcagcaggaaagcagggttccatcacgcataatggttacttTCGGAAGACAAATGTCAAAACTCTGAAcgtcccctccttccttctttttcccccagttttataTATGGAGCTGACATCACATGGTGTGGAATGTCACTTTTGTCACTTGGGGTCCACTGTCCTGCCTGTATACCCTCCCGACTtctgccctcccagcctgctcactggtggggcgatatgaggagcagaaaaggccttgactgcctagGAACAATTAAAACTACCAGTGtgctataaaaatgtatttctcatcccaaatccaaagcaTAGCATCATACCAGCTGCTGGTAAAAAAGTTGaatctatcccaactgaaaccacaacagtCTTACAGAACAATACAGAGCAGtgattaaatgaaaagaaacatcttCATTTGCTCAAAAAACAGATGCCAGCTATTTGGAGAAATTACACTGACAGCCATTCATCCTACTAGTCTTTTCTCCCAGAACAGAACTAGTCTGTTCTGTGGGTTCGGTTATGTTAACTGAGCTGCATCAGAGTCTGAAACACAGGGTAAGCAAAGCCTAACTGCAACAGTAAAGGCTGGAAAACAAACCAGACAGTGGCTTTGCGTGGTCCTGAGACATCTGATCTGAACATTTCAGAAAACCAGGCTGTGTTCATATAATAATTAATTGTGCCAACTGAATTTTCGAAGCTGTATGTGTTCTTCCTGGAAGTGTTGACTTTAGAACCTAACATGTGAGATGTTCTTTAGGACCGGTAACTGAAATGAACACAgctttaaaatggattttatttaccAGGTCTGTATGTTGGTCTCATATCTACATGTTACTGAATGGCTCTAACCATGGAGCACAGCTTTTGGATATACTTTCTACAGGGACCAAGGAGGAGTGTGTTCCGCTGTATAGGAGGATATAAGAAAAGGGGGCTAAAAATACTGCTTCCATCAAGAAATGCAACAGTGCTAATTCAGAGCACAATTAGCCACTTTCTTAGGAGGTTCTTTGACACCTGAGAGAATCAGACCAGACTGGATCCAGTAACGGTAAATCAAATATAGGCGCCTGTTTTAAAGTGGTAAGGGGACATTCCTTGCTTCTGTATGCAATTATGAAATACCTCACATCATGGGAAAGCTGGCCTCCAAAGGAAGGAGATGTGATTAAGGTAATTTATCTTCAAATACGGACAACTAGAATGCATGTGGCAGAAAGGCTTTCCTCTGTCTGTTGGAAGAACGGAATCCAATCTCTAGGAGAAGCCATGCAGGAAATTGCTCTCTCTGGTTGCAGCTGGCATTGCAATTAATAACTTAGCATGGCCCTTGGGAGTCAGGCAGCTGGAACTCATTCTGCATTTGCCATCACTGTGAAATCATCAGCACCATGTTGTTGCCTTACCTGGCACTCTATTAGCAGGAGTGAAGTCTCTTTTCTCCTGTCTTCtccctttttcatcttttcatcctGGTCTTTTGCCAGCGGAGATTGAACCCGTGCAGACTGAACCCTGGTCTTGCCCCTCAGCTTGTTCAGATTGCCTTCCAAGAGGCGCCGCTGGACCACGCTATGTGGCTGCTGTCTCCAccacaaagaaagagaaatcccAGCTAAGTATGGAGGTAAGGACAAGGACATTTGGTAGCCCAGGGAAGCAGACTGCAAATACTTGAGCCAACTGATCATCCTGATGAAAGACAGGCTTATCCCAAAAAACTTTCTTTAAAtcccaaattttttttctgtagccacTAAGGTGACTTTAAAGTGTTGGCCTGTCCGTGACAGGTGTCTGAGATATATCTATTCCTTCAGCTAAATACCTACTCAGGTACTGCAATACACTATCTGGTGGGTGTGTGCTGATGTTCACCTTCTAATGTGGGAGGGGACACGGGATGCAGCATCAGTGTGATGTACATGTGGGTAAGAAGGCAGGACTCCAGAAATGTTAGGTGTATAAGCAATTATTTGTAGTGAAGCAGGAAGCCTCCCCTGCATAGTAAAGTAAAACTTGCTTCTAATGTTCTTTGGGGTCtgtctctctgctcccctccatcAGAAATGATACTATTTTAACTCCCTTCCTAGTTGGGGTAGCATCTATGAAGCCCTATGTTGTCCACACCTAGAAGGGAGTGTCATCAGCCAGATGAAGGAACTTTATTCTTATCTCATGTATCTTGTATTCCTATCTCCTTTCTTCTGGGCAGATGGGGAGGTGcaccaaaagagaagaaaaatagtgaAAACCACCTTGTCCCAGCGTTGCATACACACTATGTATGTAGGAAAGTGTTGCTTTGGAAAGAAAGCTCCCTTTGTCATCAACTTGATGCTCTAGTTTTTGCCCGATGTTGATCCAGTGCGTTCAGTCCCTGCACAGCTACTGAATCAGCAACAGGCAGCATCAGTGAAGTAGGCCTTTTGGAGGtagttttttccttcctccatgtATTTGGCCCCATGGCTGATCTCCAGGAGCTGCTCAGAGCTGACAATAGTGTTCTCAGTAACAACTGCCCATGTGAAGAAAGGCAATGAATCCAAAGGGGCTAGTGTTCTACAGCATAAACTGTTGCTTttatctttctcaaaaaaaaattaataaatcaactTCCAGATGGTGCAGCAGTTCGATATAGGATCTTATCAACATGATCTGAATTAGACCAGACCTGCCAATGAGTTGGGCTGTATTAATCTTATAAGGTGTGTGTGCTTCAAAACAGCTTTATGCTTGGTCAGAGGGCTAAGGCCAGGGAAGCCTGTAAATTGCAACTCGAAGCACACTGACTTGTCAGTTTTCCCTAGTGGTTGGAGTGGGAGAGCTATTATTGCCTCTTTGGTTGTACTCAGCATTGCTCTTTGCAGGGTGCTGAGTCTCTCATGCCTCTGTTTCACCATCACTCAAGGGGTAAGAGTCAGATCATTCACATGCTGCATGACAGACACTGCAGTAGTTGGAAAAGCGAGGCAAAAATACCTCTCTGCTCCTGGTCTTTTCCCAGCCTACTGTGCAGGCCCGCAGCACAGCTGGCCATTGTATTTCACTCCCTAAATACTCCGAGCACAGTGCCAGATGCTAGCTAACATCTGGGCCACGGGAAAGGTGCAGGGAACCTACAGCAGGTCTCCGAATTCCCACCCTCCCTCCTGTCTCCTCTCACAATCTGGCACACGAAGGACTTTCCCTCTCCCCACAACCTTTCCCACAGAAAGAGCAGACCCTTGGCAACTGCCACCTCTGTCTCCTTCTTGTCACCCAAGCTGGGAAGAGGCCAAGCACTGATGGAGTATCTGAGTTTTGGGACTGTGGAGGCATCTGATTTAAGAGCAGATTCCTGGAGACTACCCTGTCTTCTGTCTCACCAGTGAGACAGAGAAGTGGAAACCATTGTCTCTTTTGGGCTGGTAAGTAACAGTGAAATGAAGGGGATGGTGAGGGAGGACCTGAGGGAGTTGTGGCCAGCAGCTAGAAGGGAGGCCCTCTCAAGACTCTTAGAAGGGTCAGAGCAGGTTTCCAGTGCAACTTATCAGGTTCAGGCTCTCCAATGTGAAATCTCAAAGCCTTGCTGTGATTAATGAAGTGGTATGAGCTGGGGATCTTGATTTTTGGGAGGGTAGAAGCCAGCTATTCAGACCTTCTTGGTATTGTCAGAATATTATTGCTGatgcagctattttttttctttcccatattaaaaaaaaaaaaaaaaaaaaaaaaaccaccaccaaaatgtCATGCTTGTAGTTATAAAGCTGGAAATGTGAGATCTCCACTGAAATGTATAATTACTCATTGTTTGAAATGTGATGGGAGCATCAGTCCCAGATACTGCTGGATGCATTGCATAAGCTGAATGCACGCCCAGCATACACAGAAAGGAGTGGCAAAAAAGAAACAGCCTGACTTTGACTgtataagaaaacattttttgaagtGACACGGGGCCTTGCTCTAATTTTAGGACGTGTGGCTGCCACAACTGGAGTCTCTGGAACTGTCAGTGGAGACATATTTTGGGGAATTAAACTCTCCTCCCAGTGTAACTGCTATAGGACTTGGTGGTGTCTTGCACTCTCTCCAAGATCAGCCTTTCCAGCACTTCCTGCTGATGCTTTGTTTTCAGCCCTGCATTCCTGTTCTCCAGGGGGGAGCCGGATCAATTTAGGAAACATAGATGGAGTTTTTCATGGGACTGGAGGAGTGCCTGAAAGTATATTTTGGTCTCAAAACATCACAGTGGGATCGCAGTGGCCCATCAAGTTGCAGGGACTGCTGAATCGCTCTTGGAAGCTAAGGCCTACTTTTTCTCTTGCTCCAAGGTAAACCAGAAATGGAGTTACCACAGCTCCTGCATTGACCCCAGCTGTGGCACTGTGTGTGTGAACTTTTCACGGgtgcagcattttattttgtgcCTTCTAACACCAGTGCAAAATTTCCAAGGTAGAAAAGATGTTATGTTTTATTCACTGCTCCCTAGCTCCACggtaaaaatgtttctgtgactCTTGTTACAGACCAAACACGAACTTTGTAGTGGTTTAAGTGACCGAACACCCTCTGCGTGCAAGGAAGTCTCTGGCCTAGAGTGGTTAATTTGACCAGGAGAGCTGCTCAGGGCAAGCAACTTGGACAAGGCCTGTCTCGCTAGAGCAAGCATTTGGGGTGCAAGCAAGAGTGCCAGCCTCTGGAGGCAAAGACTGCCATCTGTAGCGTGCAGGACTCTCACAGAGGCCTCTGGCTGGCACTACAGTTGTCATTTTGGGGCATGGTGTGACAGGAGTCAATTACAAAGCAAAGCAGGTGGACGTGCCCTGCTGAAAGCCACCTGTGCGACTGCAAAAGGCTGGCAGAGGTGACCACTCCAGGTGACTTTGAGGAGCCACCCTTGACCCTGCTGAGCCAGGGACTCtcagcagcagtggctgcagggagggtggtgggagcagggagggtgcACCAGTACAGGAACATGGCACTGACCCCTCATCTGCACACAGCAGAGCCTCTGTGCCTAAAGTTTCAGCAAAGCAGATGGCTCCCATTCAGGCCCAGTGCCTGGGACCCTGCCTGTACCGCACATTCACTGCCAGCAGCCGTGGGGCCTGCCACGGGACTGAAGGAGACAGGCACGCACAAACAGCCGTGGTGCTGTTGCGATGGTCTGAGGATATAGAGGGAAGCACAGCCTGCAGGGAGGGGCAACGTGTTCTGTGACACCCACTGGCACCACTGGAACAAGTGATTCTGTCCACGTCACTGGCCAGACACAGGGCCTCTTTTAGGCCCTTTTCCCTCTTTAGACCTCCACATCCGCATCAACTCTACAGCAGATAGGAGAGTTTAGACAGCAAGACTGCCAGAGCAAGGGGGAGATGTGTGCAGTTAAGCCAGCAAGAGATCCCATGGGAAACTGCTCCCTGCCTTGGGGAAGTCCCTCCAGACCACAGACTGGCTAGGCTCCTGGAACAGATCCCCTCCCTGATGCTTCCTGCTCCACATCTCCTCAAGGAGGCGTCCATAGGCCTCACTCCTGTGCCTCCTTCCCAGAGGCGTTATCCACAGGTGCTGGCCACTGCAGCTGCCTGTGTGCCTGGCTAGCAGTCCTGCCCTGTGGTTGTCCCTCCAGAAATCCAaataaaggggggaaagagaataATGCAAAAAAGTGACAAGGTCAAACCTTGGAGTTTCATGAACTGTGCTTCCCTTCCTGCTGAGTCCAGGAAGGAGTCTACTTTTCAGCTGGATCATTCAAGAATACATAGGGGCTTTCAGAGATGTCCAACATGGAAACATACATGTCAAATAAACATATTTATGTACCAGATGAGTGGAAAGTAGGATCCTGGGGAGTCCTTCTAGTCCATATCTGCCTGCCTCCGGGAGGAGTTTTGTCCCTGTGGGGATGTACGGGAAGATGGATATGCAAAAAATGGGTGATTAATTCTTTCCCCTCACCCTGACCTGTTCCTAGATGATGCTGAAGGGAAGTTTCATCTTTTCTAAACTCATGACCCTTTCACAAAGCCTGGCAGCAGTTCCCAACTGGGATGAAGGCTATTAGGAGGATCCTCTCCCAAATGGGGTCCCACTGGACTTACCAGATCCTTGGAGGTGCCAAGTCTTGTCAAGCCATCCAGGGGCAGCAGGTCAGCAGAGTCCTTGTGCACAAACTGGGTGGCCTGTTTAAGGCGCCTCTTCTGTTGCAGAATAGCTTTGTTCCTCAGTTCTACCTCACACTCCTGTCGCCCCAGGCCAGGAGTATCctcattctgcttttcctcctggtCTCCTTGCCCCAGTGGCAGGGGGCAGCTCTTCCTTGTGTTCATTGTGAAGATTCAGACAGAACAGGTCCTTCTTGATATGCTGGGGAGTTCCCTGCACTTGCCTCCTGGTGTTTGCCCTCTTGAGGCTGACTCAGTCTCTGAGCAACTTTTCCTTCCCCAcagctctctgcctttctcttgtctccctttctctgcctttttcccTGCTCTCTTAGTTATAACTCACCCATCTCTGAAGTGTAtctgcctttttctccctctgtcctctcCGCTCCGTCAGTGTCCCTCTGCTTcccactcttcctcttcctctcactCTCTTCTCCTACCCTGActgcagctctgcctcctccagtCGGTGGGTCCCTGTCGTAACAGAAAAAGCCACACGTCAGAAACCAATTTCCATAAATTACAGCAAGAGTCTGCAAAATGCTCCAGCTGGAAAAATCCAGCAGCAGAAGGATGACCCCGCTGCTGGGGGCTGGACTTACCTCCCTTAGGCTGCGCATGCGCCCATGCATGTGTTTCCCCCACAATACACTGCCTGTTCCCCACAATATGCTGAAGAGACAGTAAATCTCTCGGTGGCAGTGCTGTGCAGTTCAatgtctcggggggggggggggggagctttgATGCATCTCAACGAAGCTGTAAATATTGGCAACGAGATGGTTCAGTCTAGGAGATGGTGCGGTGCCTTGGTAAATGGGAGAAAGCATCCAACTCAAGGTTCCTGGCAGGCATGCACACTGTCATTTCTGCAGAGACTGTCACAtatttggaacaggctgcaccgAAGGAGTTTACTGTTTAGCTTGAACAAAATGCTGAAGGCTTGATTTCTGCTTCCAGCCAGGGCAAATATATTGGGCCTGACTCTGACCTGATTTTTCACCCCTGTCCATCTAGAGCTGAAGTTGCAGAAGTCTAAAATCACTGGCTTGTCAATACCAGTGGACTCAACTCCCTGTTTACATTAAGAGTATGCTGATATCGCTGCAGTGTGAGATGTCTGGACCAGGGCAGACATCCCTCCTTTCAGGAGAGAGAGGACATGGCAGAGCTCACTTTTTCAACTTTCTGCTTCCACATTGTCCTGCTTGAAACTATAAGTTTCAACTTGAACTGAAGATGCTTTATTTTGATTCCTTTTCACTGGTGAATGCACTGCCCCACCCAGTAAGTACCAGTTCTGACATCACATATAGAGTAGGAAACTGAGTTTTACTCAGCTATGAAGCTGAGAACACCATTACCTTTCTGTGAATGTCAGCTAGGGGTGAAACAGTTTTAATGTACAACATAGAAAGAATAACAGCAACAGACTATTAAAGTTACAGCAAAAGGTTTTCTGTTgctccctttgtttttttttccagcttagcAGTATGTAACAGTCCAACATTACTGATACCAATTATTTCTATATTCTAgattgtatataaaaatataacactTGAGTTTGCATTGTTAGGAAGTAAATGCAATGATCCGTGTACAAAGATAAGTCCAGTCAGCCACTGTGAGACCTCAGTGCGGTTACAGAAAGTACGAAAAAGTTGCTTCCATGCAAAGCAAACCATGTCATTTACCTTTTAATCCCTGCTAATCATCACAGTATTAGCAGCTCTCTTGCGATCTTTGGTCCTCAGGTGTTAGAAGGGAGGCTGGTAATTTTTAGTCATTCAAAAATGTGAAGAGGTTAACCCTTTTATTCCCAGTATGCTAACTACCTTCCACAATGTATCATGGTTCCCACAGCACCAACTTGCAGAATCAGATTTGGCAGGAATGGGAGTAGAAATATATCCTAACTGCTTTACACTACAAGGCCAAACTCCAACACCATAATGCAGTCagagtcccatcaagagctcagCAGAGATGTTTTCAACTGTCCTTGTCTCTCTGGAAGCTGAATTAAGAAGAGAGTTTAAATAACGGATATTCACAGGGAAGCTGTGTTCCCTCAGTCTTGTTTTCTTGCCTCTAGGTTGTCATGACTCCTGATTTACACACACGTTTGACCTCTTGACTTTGACCACACTGAGCATCCTCTGAGTCTCATTATCAAGTCTTTTAACCATTCCCATAAACCAGTGGACCCATGGACCTCTACCCTCACACAGGGCCCCACTTCCTCTTTTGTAGACTGTGAATACCTCAGCAGGCCAGCTTGGTGAGGCAGCTCTGCAATTGTGTGTCAATTTTATTAAATCCTCAGAAAAGACCTTAAAACTATAAAGTAGAACAGAACATCTTGACACCAGATCCCCTACAGTCCCTGTCTTGAAACCTATGGGCAGAGTTATACAATTTCTGATTAGATCGTCTCCCACCTTGGATGTTTATGTGGGcatgaagaggagagagagagctcaaagttCCCCGTCCCAGATCCTCCTTGCAGCTAGCCAccctttgttattttttcttgctctgcacTTTGGAAAAGCTCAATCAAAATTGGTTTGCCTTGCAGCTGTGCTGGAGCTTGAGTAGTCCTGCTTTAGAGTCTGGCCAGCTAATCCTGGCCCCTAactcaaaaaatatttctctcctaGTTCCTCAAGGGTGAAAACTCTTCAGATCTTACTTaaagctttttccccttcttcatcCCTTCTACtccaaagagttaaggtcacttAACTCTTTATATCCTGTCATGTGTTAGTTCCCAGACCTGGCAAGAAACCCTAGCATTTTGATGGCGGTGGAGTCATCTTCTCCCTTCAGAGGCATCCTGGGTTCTAGGTCACTGTTTTTTTCTATTCAGCTATTACTTTTTCTATCCTGTTCTTCTTAAACAGAGCCCATTTACTCATTGGTTAGGTACTTCCAGTTTTTTTGCAGAATGGACACTCTTAAACGTTTTCTAATGGAGAGCCAGACCACAGTGCAGCAAATTTAAGTTTATTCCCAGTAGCTGTGCCTTTCCCAGTTTTGTAGGCCCTGGGAAATATGTATGACCCACCAACAGCCTATGGTagagaaataaaactgatgtAGGTAAAAGCATTTATACACAATCCCATATacactgagaaattatttttcttcttagattCAGTCATATACAATAATCATAACCGATTATACCTCACTATTCTCCAACATTCATACAGAAATTCTTACAGGATGTGTAACAGTGCTTTTCAGACAATGGAAGAACCACTCCACCTCCACAGAAGACAAAAGCATTCTCCTGCTCCTGCCAGTGGCTTGGCCTTCTAGCTCAAGCAGTTACAGCTCAGTGAGAGCTCTGGGGCTTAAAATTCCAGTTTCTAACCACAAAGCCCAGCACTGTATCTGTGTTCATGGCTGTTGGTGCCTGGTGTTGACTCCCTCCATGTCTGAGAAATGCTTAATAATTCAGATCTAGTGCCCATATGTCTGCATAAAGGaactgaaaagcagcatttcccaGTAGCCAGTTTGCCCAGTCAATATTCCAGCCAGCTATTCCTTTGTTGAAGAAATTTATGAACAGTACCTGAAGTggtgaagggaaggaaagagttAACTCTTTGAAAGAAGTAACTCCTGATTAAAGAGCATGATATGAAGTAAAGATTTTACCTCTCTCTGCTAGGAGCATTAGGGAGCATCCCAGCTGTTTGAGGAGCTGCTCTGTTGAAGGCTTTCACTGGTTTGACTTTAAATTCACGAGCTGAGATTCTTTCCTGACAGATTTTTCATGTATCTCACTTCTGGGAAGCTTTACCTAACCTAATCATTCCTCTTTGAAATATTCTCCTACTACTTTTGCAACTTCTAATATTTGTTCCCTTCTCAGAGAATTCTCTTCAGCTTtgaattttcctctctttcaataatttaaaaactgttaTTATAGTTACAAGGCATAAACGTGCCAACGATCGCTCGCcgaggagaccagctccagtgtAGGTAAGTCCCCACTGTGGAAGGAAATCATGGCAAAATGGAGCTCTTTTTGAGCTGGTCTGTGCCGGGGGCTGGCAGCTTGGGGGCCGGAGCCAGCACCCCCCCCCGGCGGCAGAGCTAAATGAGGCGTAACCGTGCCAGGGTCAATCCGTGCCAAAAGAGGCCTTTCGGCAGCGCTAAGTAAGCAGCAAGTGGATGTCACCCAGAATGTCACCTGGGAGCACCACCACAAGGcgcagggagcagggaaagggcatGTAGGAAGGAAATTAAGCTCTGCCAGCTTGACAGGTGAGTCCTGCTGGTGGTCATCACCCCCTCGGAAGGAGCTTAGCTATGGTCTTCACACAGAAGAAGGTCATGCTCTCAGCCTCagccagaatggatgtgggaacccagacagagcccCCATGGAAACATAcagctgtccaggtcacaggctgcagggagtgccagaacCTTTTACCAGTAATGGGTGGCAGCTCTGAGAACTACAGTGAGTGTTGTGAACAGGTGAACGAtatgctcagcctggtggcagagctatgAGAGGAAGTTGAAAAGTTGAGGTGCATTAGGGAGGCTGAacaagaaatagactggtggagccaagCTCTGCCCTGCTTGAAACGCAAACAAGAGCACCTAGTGGAAAGCAGCCAGGATCTAGGAGCCCCTGTATCCTGCTCTGATCAGTAGTTGGAAGTCTGTAacaagcggtgttccccaggggtcag includes these proteins:
- the NRIP2 gene encoding nuclear receptor-interacting protein 2, with the protein product MNTRKSCPLPLGQGDQEEKQNEDTPGLGRQECEVELRNKAILQQKRRLKQATQFVHKDSADLLPLDGLTRLGTSKDLQPHSVVQRRLLEGNLNKLRGKTRVQSARVQSPLAKDQDEKMKKGEDRRKETSLLLIECQCQGQILKATVNTGCLPNLISKSCLNQLGLEEVSAMDCGDLSLPILSVVGRVEHMELQFGQETVLCSALVVDDEMLEFCIGLQTLLSLKCCIDLEEGVLRFKALSQELPFLHASEEPGQ